The Oncorhynchus mykiss isolate Arlee chromosome 30, USDA_OmykA_1.1, whole genome shotgun sequence genome includes a window with the following:
- the LOC110521207 gene encoding DNA-binding protein RFX7 — MADDDDQQQPGQLKPNSGLGSLPTLVPGLQGPEANALQYKIKNSICKSVQSKVDNILQDVEKFTDIEKLYLYLKLPSGPNNGIDKRTENQRASTPGLCDQSGMSSSRTQQMYAFNWIRNHLEEHPETSLPKQEVYDEYKSYCDSLAYHPLSAADFGKIMKNVFPNMKARRLGMRGKSKYCYSGLRKKAFVHMPSLPNLDLQKSDDGCELMEPSSGQSPSAEDEMRSAACGLVCEWAQKVLSRQFDAVEDLARFLLNSHYIGTKSMAALTVMTGAPTGLKTPTPTSAFVPTSEASSFQPQVKTLASPSVDAKQQLQRKIQKKQQEQKLQSPLPGEAQGQNQARRTEASTPGPAIPCGSPALLSPQPTIGIVVAAVSSPITVQRSRQLMTSPSPVGSAEGKVLPTVNFQVVTHTQSLTHRQSPKTPQNISASPVGDRLARHRYPQILPKPSATGAITLRSPPTLLITNSPMKTHHVVKMTAISLAPSNTLSTSSNSMVLRPASAGVGTTTTTTTFTTIAALEEVQQQGQSQGGPPAPATPQSPAAWPGAPPSTPIPTVVPEAIITDNTPGCNSDKRSTIKQSPCGAKGPERATKYRAASEPSLMVKCSPGPDRVTARTKSVSFSSTSPPAAATNAAIKWAGPQQDSNKSIIATTCHQESPLYLTVAPSANQNTPNVSGMSSSSNGSSAVTLLSPKDSSFGVKSPRKRAGPGLDSSHVIPVKRVFISQQPLSVTFDPKPWVPARPGTPARPESAPCRVTVKQHLMPTKILALSDSPVTNADISSLSSSQAVVSVKPQVSSLLVVKREDPSSRGLTLSTVSSHTSSTAAPDSTTTTVSEQQQHSGASVSVMAVGAQHQSEASVSVMAVGAQHQSEASVSAMAVGAQHQSEASVSVMAVGAQHQSEASVSAMAVGAQQQSEASVSVMAVGAQCQSEASVSVMAVGSQQQSEASVSVIGDIKSTMWEESAAGQPEELQKQTFSQNIPADHTKQQALGSTMNQHQLPNIMSQTSDSSDQLSGLHQEMVDFASSASQHGSTMDYFSFNDDDMTQDSIVEELVQMEEQMKLKGLQPLFSSCVDNISLQGQPGGPQGSILNTHHQGDSSSFYQSAHSSTTPIQTPTPTPTPTPTPTPTEMTLGGHGLTRESPCCHHSMAPITPVEGPLGGRHTPISALSNCSSGIPPSPVECRNPFAFTPINSSMAGGYHDASVVSVSSSPIKPMQRPMATHPDKAKLEWINNRYNSSGTEATGGVGAGPGSGLSISNHSLGGLLPSYQDLVDDHFRKPHAFAVPGHSGQSFQSQSRLQDGEHFSPISPVQQQMTSVSTTPTNTPTKQDERFAVPAPLDNKGGASSSGGGTFRCRSVSPAVRQRTFSGTGTTTQLVVSPFSSPMTSSEILSFLSNSQSVGSNLHSMAQRSQSVPLNIMMQSVVEMELLPVEMQAIQGQNQSNANKITNVLLSKMDSGVDDTVRGLGINNFPSNYTARMNLTQMLETQSQSQATNGSFTTGRGGGNTHQSHLQLQTVSSSPASFDLQQHGGYLTSAGGGGGGVSFSSGDNQAQSGPGENVDLELQQIQGLQELQTQTQLQSQARLLQSPQLQGGLQLLQTQTQLQSQARLLQSPQLQGGLQLLQTQTQLQSQARLLQSPHPQLQLLQTQSQVLLQPTPTQQQQDDDAQQQLDFNNTVKDLLGDDGLNVDAEGLNPSSQLVGQVASELNAAVVSDFTNDIRLTSDLSNSITDLNTLDANLLFNPSNQQQEQYEDATLEELKNDPLFQQICSDTVNSSFDWLESKDQPTTVEMLG, encoded by the exons ATGGCCGATGATGATGATCAACAACAACCTGGTCAGCTGAAGCCCAACTCGGGATTGGGCTCTCTTCCAACGTTAGTACCAGGACTACAGGGCCCCGAGGCCAATGCGTTGCAGTACAAAATAAAGAATTCAATTTG CAAATCTGTACAATCAAAAGTGGACAACATATTG CAAGATGTTGAGAAGTTTACAGACATCGAGAAACTCTACCTCTACCTTAAGTTGCCTTCTGGTCCCAACAATGGCATTGATAAAAG GACTGAGAATCAGAGAGCCTCCACTCCTGGACTATG TGACCAGAGTGGCATGTCGTCCAGCCGAACACAGCAGATGTACGCTTTCAACTGGATCCGCAATCACCTAGAGGAGCACCCTGAGACATCACTGCCTAAGCAAGAGGTGTACGACGAGTACAA GAGCTACTGTGACAGTCTTGCCTACCACCCACTGAGTGCTGCAGACTTTGGAAAGATCATGAAGAACGTCTTTCCCAACATGAAGGCTCGCCGCCTGGGCATGAGAGGCAAATCTAAATACTGTTATAGTGGACTGAGGAAGAAAGCTTTTGTTCACATGCCTTCTCTGCCCAACCTGGACTTACAAAAATCAGATGACGGG TGTGAGTTAATGGAGCCGTCGTCGGGCCAGTCTCCCAGTGCGGAGGATGAGATGCGCTCAGCGGCCTGTGGCTTGGTGTGTGAGTGGGCTCAGAAGGTCCTCAGCAGACAGTTTGATGCCGTGGAGGACTTGGCTCGCTTCCTGCTCAACAGTCACTACATAGGAACCAAGTCCATGGCTGCCCTCACCGTCATGACTGGGGCTCCCACAG GTCTAAAGACGCCCACGCCAACCTCTGCGTTCGTGCCCACGTCCGAGGCCTCGTCCTTCCAGCCGCAGGTGAAGACGCTGGCCTCTCCCTCGGTAGACGCCAAGCAGCAGCTCCAGAGAAAGATCCAGAAGAAACAGCAGGAGCAGAAGCTCCAGTCCCCCCTGCCTGGAGAGGCCCAGGGACAGAACCAGGCCAGGAGGACCGAGGCCAGCACCCCAGGGCCAGCTATCCCTTGTGGAAGTCCTGCTCTGCTCTCACCACAACCTACCATTGGTATAGTGGTGGCAGctgtctccagtcccatcacG GTCCAGAGGAGCAGACAGCTGATGACTTCCCCTAGCCCAGTGGGATCCGCCGAGGGGAAGGTCCTGCCAACGGTCAACTTCCAGGTGGTCACCCACACCCAGTCTCTGACCCACAGGCAGTCCCCGAAGACTCCCCAAAACATCTCAGCCAGCCCCGTGGGCGACCGCCTGGCCAGGCACAG GTACCCCCAGATCCTCCCCAAGCCCTCAGCCACGGGGGCCATCACCCTGCGTTCGCCCCCCACCCTGCTCATCACAAACAGCCCCATGAAGACCCACCACGTTGTCAAGATGACCGCCATCTCCCTGGCCCCTAGCAACACTCTCAGTACCAGCAGTAACAGTATGGTCCTCAGGCCAGCTTCGGCCGGGGTGggaaccaccaccaccaccaccacctttaCCACCATCGCTGCCCTAGAGGAGGTTCAGCAACAGGGACAGAGCCAGGGAGGCCCCCCAGCCCCAGCCACCCCCCAGTCCCCTGCAGCATGGCCTGGCGCCCCACCCTCCACCCCTATTCCCACAGTGGTCCCTGAGGCCATCATCACTGATAATACCCCGGGCTGTAACTCTGATAAACGGAGCACCATAAAGCAGTCCCCCTGTGGGGCCAAAGGTCCAGAGAGAGCCACCAAGTACCGGGCGGCCAGCGAACCCTCGCTTATGGTCAAATGCTCACCAGGACCTGACAGAGTGACCGCTAGGACCAAAAGCGTCTcattctcctccacctctcctccagctGCTGCCACCAATGCAGCGATCAAGTGGGCGGGGCCTCAGCAGGACAGCAATAAGAGCATCATCGCCACCACCTGTCATCAAGAAAGTCCTTTGTATCTGACTGTTGCTCCCTCGGCCAATCAAAATACTCCTAACGTCAGCGGAATGTCCTCCTCGTCCAATGGCTCGTCGGCTGTTACCTTATTGTCCCCTAAAGACTCCTCGTTTGGGGTCAAGAGCCCCAGGAAGCGGGCCGGCCCCGGGCTGGATTCCTCCCACGTCATCCCTGTGAAGCGCGTCTTCATCTCCCAGCAGCCTTTGAGTGTGACCTTTGACCCCAAACCATGGGTTCCAGCTAGACCTGGCACTCCTGCCAGACCTGAGAGTGCCCCCTGTCGAGTGACAGTGAAACAACACCTAATGCCCACGAAGATCCTGGCGCTGTCCGACTCGCCTGTCACGAACGCagacatctcctccctctcttcctcgcAGGCTGTCGTCAGTGTGAAGCCACAGGTCTCCTCGTTGCTGGTAGTGAAACGCGAAGACCCGTCCTCTCGAGGACTAACACTAAGCACTGTCAGCAGTCACACCAGCAGCACTGCAGCCCCTGATAGCACCACCACCACAGTGTCTGAGCAGCAGCAACACTCTGGGGCCTCTGTCTCTGTGATGGCGGTAGGAGCACAGCATCAATCTGAGGCCTCTGTCTCTGTGATGGCGGTAGGAGCACAGCATCAATCTGAAGCCTCTGTTTCTGCGATGGCGGTAGGAGCACAGCATCAATCTGAGGCCTCTGTCTCTGTGATGGCGGTAGGAGCACAGCATCAATCTGAGGCCTCTGTCTCAGCGATGGCGGTAGGAGCACAGCAACAATCTGAGGCCTCTGTCTCTGTGATGGCGGTAGGAGCACAGTGTCAATCTGAGGCCTCTGTCTCTGTGATGGCGGTAGGATCACAGCAACAATCTGAGGCCTCTGTCTCTGTGATCGGGGATATAAAGAGCACAATGTGGGAGGAGTCAGCTGCGGGGCAGCCGGAAGAGCTGCAGAAACAGACCTTCAGTCAGAAT ATACCAGCAGACCACACCAAGCAGCAGGCCCTGGGCTCCACCATGAACCAACACCAACTCCCAAACATCATGTCCCAGACCTCAGACTCCTCTGATCAGTTATCTGGCCTTCACCAGGAGATGGTGGACTTTGCCTCCTCAGCCTCCCAGCACGGCTCCACCATGGACTACTTCTCCTTTAACGATGACGATATGACCCAGGACAGCATAGTGGAGGAACTGGTTcagatggaggaacagatgaAGCTGAAGGGCCTCCAGCCGTTGTTCAGTAGCTGTGTGGATAATATCTCTCTCCAGGGACAGCCTGGGGGCCCCCAGGGGTCCATCCTCAACACTCACCACCAGGGGGATAGTTCCTCTTTCTACCAGTCTGCCCATAGCAGCACAACCCCCATCCAGACTCCCACCCCGACTCCCACCCCGACTCCAACCCCGACCCCCACCGAGATGACTCTCGGTGGGCACGGGCTGACCAGAGAGAGCCCCTGTTGCCATCACAGCATGGCCCCTATCACGCCCGTGGAGGGGCCTCTAGGAGGCCGACACACCCCTATAAGCGCTCTGTCTAACTGTTCTAGCGGCATTCCGCCCAGCCCTGTGGAGTGCAGGAACCCGTTTGCCTTCACCCCTATCAACTCCAGCATGGCAGGGGGTTACCACGATGCCTCCGTGGTGTCTGTCTCCTCCAGTCCCATCAAGCCCATGCAGAGACCCATGGCCACGCACCCAGATAAGGCTAAACTGGAGTGGATCAACAACCGCTACAACAGTAGTGGTACTGAAGCTACTGGAGGAGTCGGAGCAGGGCCAGGGTCTGGGTTATCCATCTCTAACCACAGCCTTGGTGGACTCCTGCCTAGTTACCAGGATCTAGTGGATGACCATTTCCGTAAGCCGCACGCCTTCGCTGTTCCGGGCCACAGTGGCCAGTCTTTCCAGTCTCAGTCCAGACTGCAGGATGGCGAAcacttctctcccatctccccgGTGCAACAGCAGATGACCAGCGTGTCGACCACGCCCACCAACACTCCAACCAAACAGGATGAGAGATTTGCTGTGCCCGCCCCTTTAGACAACAAGGGCGGAGCCTCATCGTCGGGGGGCGGGACGTTCCGTTGCCGTAGCGTCAGCCCCGCCGTGCGCCAGAGGACCTTCAGCGGCACTGGCACAACCACTCAATTGGTCGTCTCCCCTTTCAGCTCCCCCATGACCTCCTCCGAGATACTCAGCTTCCTGTCCAATAGCCAATCGGTGGGCAGTAACCTCCACAGCATGGCCCAGCGCAGCCAATCGGTGCCCTTAAACATCATGATGCAGAGCGTTGTGGAGATGGAGCTGCTTCCTGTAGAGATGCAGGCCATCCAGGGACAGAACCAGAGTAATGCCAATAAGATCACCAACGTCCTCTTGAGTAAGATGGACTCTGGCGTGGACGACACAGTCAGGGGCCTGGGCATCAACAACTTCCCCTCCAACTACACTGCCCGCATGAACCTCACCCAGATGCTGGAGACCCAGTCTCAGAGCCAGGCCACCAATGGGAGCTTCACAACCGGAAGGGGAGGAGGTAACACCCACCAATCCCACCTTCAGCTGCAGACCGTCAGCTCCAGCCCTGCCTCCTTCGACCTCCAGCAGCATGGGGGCTACCTCACCAGCGCTGGAGGAGGCGGGGGTGGGGTGAGCTTCTCCTCTGGAGACAACCAAGCACAATCAGGTCCTGGTGAGAATGTGGATCTGGAGCTCCAGCAGATCCAGGGCCTCCAAGAgctccagacccagacccagctccaatCCCAGGCTAGACTGCTCCAGAGTCCCCAGCTCCAGGGTGGGCTCCAGCTtctccagacccagacccagctccaatCCCAGGCTAGACTGCTCCAAAGCCCCCAGCTCCAGGGTGGGCTCCAGCTtctccagacccagacccagctccaatCCCAGGCTAGACTGCTCCAGAGTCCCCATCCCCAGCTCCAGCTTCTCCAGACCCAGTCCCAGGTACTCCTCCAGCCCACCCCCACCCAGCAGCAGCAGGACGATGACGCCCAGCAACAGCTAGACTTCAACAACACTGTTAAAGACCTGTTAGGTGACGACGGCCTCAACGTTGACGCTGAAGGCCTCAACCCCAGCTCTCAACTGGTCGGTCAGGTGGCGTCAGAGCTTAATGCCGCCGTGGTGTCCGACTTCACCAATGACATCAGGTTGACCTCCGACCTTTCCAACAGCATCACTGACCTGAACACACTGGACGCCAACCTCCTGTTCAATCCGTCCAATCAGCAGCAAGAACAGTACGAAGACGCCACACTGGAAGAGCTGAAGAACGATCCTCTGTTTCAGCAGATATGTAGTGATACTGTGAACTCCTCGTTCGACTGGCTAGAGAGCAAAGACCAGCCTACTACCGTAGAGATGTTGGGCTAA